In Campylobacter sp. VBCF_01 NA2, one DNA window encodes the following:
- the modB gene encoding molybdate ABC transporter permease subunit gives MEALQNLDLTPFLISLKLSVVTTFTLFWICLFLAYFMAYREFRAKSVIESIISLPLVLPPSVLGFYLLVFLSPYSTLGRFFDENFGVRFVFNFSGLVIASCIYSLPFMFSPLLSGFRSLPISLRHASWSLGKGFFATLFRVLLPAMKPSLISAVVICFAHTMGEFGVVLMIGGSVSEQTKVASIAIYEATEILDFTSAHLYSAIMLIFSFLVLLAMHFLGERSNKIRL, from the coding sequence ATTGAAGCTTTACAAAATTTAGACCTTACGCCGTTTTTGATTTCGCTTAAACTCTCGGTGGTGACGACATTTACTCTGTTTTGGATTTGCCTGTTTTTGGCATATTTTATGGCGTATAGGGAGTTTCGCGCCAAAAGTGTGATTGAAAGCATCATTTCGCTTCCACTCGTGCTTCCACCAAGCGTGCTAGGATTTTATCTGCTTGTGTTTTTATCGCCGTATTCGACGCTTGGCAGGTTTTTCGATGAAAATTTTGGTGTGCGATTTGTCTTTAATTTCAGCGGTTTGGTGATTGCAAGCTGTATTTACTCTCTACCATTTATGTTTTCACCCCTGCTTAGCGGCTTTCGTTCGCTTCCAATCTCGCTTCGCCACGCTTCGTGGTCGCTAGGCAAGGGGTTTTTTGCTACGCTTTTTAGGGTGCTACTACCTGCGATGAAACCGTCCTTGATAAGCGCTGTGGTGATATGCTTCGCGCACACTATGGGAGAGTTTGGCGTGGTGCTGATGATAGGAGGCTCTGTGAGCGAGCAGACTAAGGTGGCTTCGATCGCGATTTATGAGGCGACTGAAATTTTGGATTTTACCAGCGCGCATTTATACTCGGCGATTATGCTGATTTTTAGCTTTTTGGTGCTTTTGGCTATGCATTTTTTGGGTGAAAGGTCAAATAAAATAAGACTTTAA